In Thunnus thynnus chromosome 4, fThuThy2.1, whole genome shotgun sequence, the DNA window TCATATCCTGTACTTTaagatttacaaaaaaaaaacactcgaATTAAATTCTAGTAAGTATTGTTGCAAATCATTTCTTCAAAGAACTTACCAAGCACGACCATGTATTTCTCAAAGTTGACATTGCTGACGATGTCCCAGGTCCCGCTGTAGTCGACAGGCATCTTGGATGTTTGTGTGGATCTCTGGACATGACTCTCAGGAGCGTACGAATTTAAAGGTCTCGGGTGGGATGTTTCATTGTGTGTCAATATAGGGTAGGGGTGACATGTTGCCTGCTGAAGCTATTTTGGACACATACAAAGGAGGTGGAAGGAGCACTGGAGGGCGGAACAGGACTTTTTACACATAATATGAGGCAACTGTCCAGTTCCTGTTATGTAGAAAGTGTCTTTAAATCACACATTTATCATACTGCATATTTATACCACTCTGGCTTTGCTGAAGCCTGCTGTGGGCAAAAACATAATCTTCAAACTGAGATTTATGTGCAGAATTTGAGCttttagaaaatacaatatGGAGCAGAGGTCTCTGTTCTTGTGCTGTGTGAAACACAATCCTTCTTCCTGCTCACCTTTGGAGCTGTTGGCAGTTCTTCAGTAGGACACATTCATTCACCAGGAATTGTGTTACAGTGCATATATCCGCCTGAACATCCATGTTTTTCTACACGCTTATCATCATGGCGTATCACAGCAGCAGATGGATATCAAGGCATCAGAGGTTAAAATTGTAAGTTgctgttttggttgtttttgcaatatatcataaaaacaaatcccatttctgttttgatacaaaaaaatacaccaaTATTGATTCAAACATTGTCATTACAAggtgttttttattattcatattttcttaatgtttCATTTGCAGTCAAATAGTGAACGCAGTGTTCGCAACCCTTGTTCTGGTCCCCCAGTTCTACGTCATGGGAAGGTAGCTAGTGCACAGGTGATGATCgagccataaaaacacatttatgtaaGCGGGGATGTGGCACTGAAATggtgtctgttttgtttttaaggccAAAATCCTCAAGATACTGCAGGCAGCCTCTTCTGAACAACCTGTCAGCCTCCATAGCCTTGTCCTTCATAGCTTCAGGTGAACCTCGCCAGATCAGAACTTAAGTGTTTCACATATTATCAATAAGGCACAAGATTGCACAGACAGGATGACTCAAACCTCTGAaacattaaagttttttttctctctctgttcaacTCTCTTTATAGGTTTTGCAGTGATATTCACATTAATAGACCCAGTTCCTCAGGGCTTGTGGGCGTCCTGTCATGTGTTTGGACTGATGTCATTTGGACATGGAGTGTGTACTGCCATCCTGACTCTGACAGCGGCAGCATGTGTaagaaaaagactgtaatgAGTAATAAAATTGAGTTCTATTGAGAAACAGAAGCATTAAAAtatcatatatatgtgtatCTGCAGGCCAAAACCACACCCGAGCTGTACTACATGTCCCTTATTCTAACAGTTGCTTCCATTTTCAGTACAGGTAAAGTACATTTcttataaatatacaaatgctGCACGGTgccattcatacactgaatctTCAGTTCAAAGGAATAACACCTGCTTGTGTCTGTTCAGGTTTTTTCATGGTCAGAGGAGGACTCTGGTTGACTAACAGGCTGCCTGTGACCGAGCAGAAACAATGAGCGATAAAACAGTCCAGCTGTCCCACGTTGACATCCGATACCCCACATATTAAGATTTCATGTGGTTTCCATGCCACCAGTGGCTGGTAACTTTAAACCATgggaacaaaaaaaagggaaagtaACTTAATCCTTCTCACGTTTTAATGCTCTCTTCAGCaaagcagatgttttttttttattttgttgatggattgtttacatttgtttcatttgacaATTGGTCAGAAATATGTACTTCACATCAAATCAGTGTgtaattatacaaataaaaatgcagctgTGAAATCTGTATGCAGTACTGAAAGTAGTGTTCAGCTCACATTGTAAAAGTAAAGCTACATTGAGGAGATTACAGTAGGaaaattaaaaggaaatgttttaCAATTGAAGCTAGAATGTAGCATTAAAAAGTACAGATGACGTATTGAAAAATAGGTTTCATTTCCACAAAGCAGATCACTGTTTCATACAGCCAGAATTCATTTTGCACTTCAGATATTTATTCACCAGAAATCCATATgtaaaaatttaatttgtcaaGCTTTAAAACAACTGGAATATTATTAACTTGtggaaacactttaaaatgcaaTCATGTGTagaagataataataataataaagtccagatgaaacgtTCAACAGTATCTAACTTCCTTCTTGTGacatatttctgagtgaaacaggatAGACAGCCGGGATGTAACgttgggaggaatttgatttgaatgttaAAAAGTGTGCGTGTCATAATGAATCTCGgctctgtgctgctaaaagATTCGTTGATGagtggatgtcatgatattattggttgaaattggttggttcaagcctacATAAGCacacatcatattttgttttacaggaagaaaacataatTGTATTTTGATATAAGCatacaaagaaattgattttttcgTATTTCTTGGCATATATTGTGGACAATATAACCGGGATATGATCTAAAAGGgcttaaaaagcatttttaatttcatctcGACTTTAATGTGGTCACATAATGTGGTGCtctgcatacagtacattttgtatttgtactgTTCATCACAGCTGCTTTTTCAGTGTCTGTCCCAACATATCCTttacagacagatgacagagatGACTGCTGAAATTCAGTAGCAATGCACTTTAATTTGAAGAGGGTCTTTCACCACAAGTTCATAAATTTGATATACTTAATCAACCTCAAACTGTAATAAAGCTACACTTATTTGGAATCATtctttaacaaagaaaaaaaaatcactgtaagGTCACAGATATTGAATATTCATGATGGAATGTGTACAGATCAGGAATGTGAAGCagcaaatatttcacattacCTGAAAGATATTTATTacaaatgtatgttttcttttacttgcatatgaacaaaatatataattgcTTTTATGGAACCAGTTTCATTTTCAGCCCTTTTGTCGAAGGATAAGTTTGGTGATTTTCCATATTTCTTTATTGTCTCATGTGtaaagccaaaccaacaatggatTGAACCTACTTAGacgtattgtgtgtgtatccaaagtctggtatatcttattcctctgtgccatagacctccattgatgtccaaaaactattaaaaacacattaatgagccaaGAAAATCACCATCCATATCCTTTAAGTAAATGATGGAATTTTAGGTGGGTCACTGCTActccacaataaaaacatacaatcaaGTAAAAGTAGACTACACAGTATGTATCTCTGCAAATTCACCTGAGATTTTATATAATTCACACATAGAAACAAACCTGGGTTGTAATAAGTAAAttaatctttgtgtttgttggaaTTGGTTTAGGCACCAGATGTTTAAAACATCAGATATTCATATAGTGCTCGATACCCTGCACTTTGTAAACTGCAGACATGTACACTTCATATATTTGTATAGATTTTCACTCTTTTCATACTTAATTAGGCTTAGATAAACCACACACACGGAAAAAGATTTTTCCAATGATGTTTTACCATTAGATATATATTAAAAAGGACCCCACCAGTTCTTTTAGCATATCAACTACAGATTGCAAACACTTGACATTACTGCCACCAGTTTCAAAGCTATTGTTTTGACtgatttccttccttccagGCAGCCAGCCATTGGATTTAGTCAATTTCAGCATGTTCCTTATGCTATAATAATCAATTTACAAAGAGTGGAAACTTGTGAGGTAGCTAACCCATCACATAAAACATTGCAGTGAGCTGCCGATTCTTTAAGTTTAGTTGTCGTCACATTCAATTGCAGTTGCAAAAGAGACAACTTTCTTGTTGGTGCACTGAACTTCACATAATCAAGGTTTAATTTCTGCAAGTACTGGAATACAGGCAGTgatgttatgtattttatcatttgtagTTAATAagcttaaacatgtaaaaccacTAGTCCTTCAAGTGATGACTTATACATTCTTTTCCACCAACCAGCTGTCCAATTAAAGCAGCTCCAAAGACATTTGTCTGATTGAAAGTTAGGAATATAATCCCTATCCTATAAGTGCATCATAGTCAATGTACCAAACAAGCCTGCCATTAGCAGGCTTCACCCCAGTGACTGGCCATTTGTTTGGGTTGTCCTTCGTTCGGCTCAGCTGGGTGATCAGCTCATGTTTGCCTTTGCCCATCACTAAAAGAGCAACCCGGTGGGCTCGGTTAATGGCACTGAATGTGAGGCTCATACGCTGGTGAGGTTTGACAGGGCTTTCAGTGAGGGCCACTAGCCTCTCCTCAAGGCCATCCATTTTAATACCAGGGAAGAGAGAGGCTGTGTGGCCATCATAGCCGACTCCCAACAGAACAAAGTGGAACCTGGAGCCATTGACCAGCTTGCTAACCTCCTTCTCGTACAGCAGTGCTGCTCCATCCTCCTCCACACATAACCGCTGGTTGAGCTGCACTGGCATGGGGTGGATGTTGTAATAGGGTATCCGCACATGCTGCAGAAGATGATCGTGCAAGCTGTGGAAGTTAGACTCCATTTCAGTGAGTGGCACGCAGCGCTCATCCACCATCCACACATGGGTGTTCCTCCATGGGAAGGAGAAGTGGTGCAGGACCAGCCTGTGGAACAGAGCGAGGGGTGTGGACCCACCAGAGAAGGCGAGATGGAAAACACCACCCTCACGCACAGCTGCCTCCGCGGCTTCCTGTATGTCTGCAGCCAGCCTCTCAACCAGCTCCTCAGCCCAGGCAGACACCATGTCTGCACTACGATATTTACCTTGCATCACTTGGAAACCATTTGCTGACGTGCCACCCATCTGATCAGGGCTGATTATCACTACCTCGCTGTTGTAGCTTATGTCGTTCCCTTTCAGACGGATGTCCAGCAGGTCCTCGTTGTCGGCACCTCCGGGGTAGATGCGAGGAAATGAGCTGACTAGGGAACTGAGCAGTGGTGTCCATAAGCCCCAGGAAGCCAGGAGGTTTTCAGTACTAATGAAACTATTTTTGCGTCCAgcaaaaatatgagaaataagTTCTGCATAAGCTTCCCTCTGCACTGTTGGAGTTTGCACATAGTAGTCCGAAATAGGCAAACCTAGTATATTGACATCTTTATGCTCTGTCTGTTCCTTCCACTCATCCATTAGAG includes these proteins:
- the LOC137181391 gene encoding uncharacterized protein, whose product is MFFYTLIIMAYHSSRWISRHQRLKFQIVNAVFATLVLVPQFYVMGRPKSSRYCRQPLLNNLSASIALSFIASGFAVIFTLIDPVPQGLWASCHVFGLMSFGHGVCTAILTLTAAACAKTTPELYYMSLILTVASIFSTGFFMVRGGLWLTNRLPVTEQKQ